In the Solanum pennellii chromosome 5, SPENNV200 genome, one interval contains:
- the LOC107018943 gene encoding alpha/beta hydrolase domain-containing protein 17B-like: MGGVSSTIASKLAFFPPEASYQVDIDEQTQKLKLLGVSQSEKGEVSIVQTKRGHYIFSVFVRNKGATMTLLYSHGNAADIGQMFQFFIELSDRLRVNVMGYDYAGYGRSNGEPSEQNTYADIEAVYKCLKEIYEVKEEDIILYGQSIGSGPTLELATKLPQIRGVILQSAILSGLRVMYRIKYSLWLDIYKNIDKIPNVSCPVLVIHGTEDDIVDISHGKKLWELSKMKYEPLWVKGGNHCDLQVFPQFFTHLKKFIISLERQSDYCQTVEESIIDLDYTLDITNEIKCRPSIEEIEKSSRISTEQKDQIIAIRPSTDSKLKPRISFDKREKPRKSMDYFGKSRSSTDQSERGRNSIDRFGDMMRSVAMCNIDCLKQTLAEED, encoded by the exons atgggtgGTGTATCATCAACAATTGCATCAAAATTAGCATTTTTTCCACCAGAAGCATCATATCAAGTTGATATAGatgaacaaacacaaaaattgaaacttttagGTGTGTCTCAAAGTGAAAAAGGTGAAGTTTCAATTGTACAAACCAAGAGGggtcattatattttttcagtttttgtTAGGAACAAAGGTGCAACAATGACACTTCTTTATTCACATGGAAATGCTGCTGATATAGGCCAAatgtttcaatttttcattGAACTAAGTGATCGATTACGCGTAAATGTCATGGG ATATGATTATGCTGGATATGGAAGGTCGAATGGAGAA CCAAGTGAGCAGAACACATATGCTGATATAGAAGCTGTTTACAAATGTCTAAAAGAGATTTATGAAGTGAAAGAAGAAGACATTATATTATATGGACAATCAATTGGAAGTGGTCCAACTCTTGAATTAGCAACAAAATTACCTCAAATTAGAGGTGTAATTCTGCAAAGTGCAATACTTTCCGGGCTTCGAGTTATGTATCGTATAAAGTATTCTCTCTGGCTTGATATTTACAAG AACATTGATAAAATCCCAAATGTTAGCTGTCCCGTTCTTGTGATTCAT GGTACAGAAGATGACATAGTTGATATTTCACATGGTAAAAAGCTTTGGGAGCTGAGTAAAATGAAGTATGAACCTTTATGGGTAAAAGGAGGAAATCATTGTGACTTACAAGTTTTTCCTCAGTTTTTTACTCATCTCAAGAAGTTCATAATTTCATTGGAAAGACAGTCAGATTATTGCCAAACTGTTGAGGAGAGTATAATTGACTTAGATTATACTCTTGATATTACGAACGAAATCAAGTGTAGACCAAGTATTGAAGAGATTGAGAAGTCGTCGAGAATCAGTACTGAACAAAAAGATCAGATCATTGCAATAAGGCCTAGCACAGACAGTAAATTGAAGCCAAGAATTAGTTTTGACAAGAGGgaaaaaccaagaaaaagtATGGATTACTTTGGGAAATCAAGAAGTAGCACTGATCAATCTGAGAGAGGGCGGAACAGCATTGACCG ATTTGGAGACATGATGAGATCAGTAGCAATGTGCAATATTGACTGTTTAAAACAGACACTAGCAGAGGAGGACTAA